One Drosophila kikkawai strain 14028-0561.14 chromosome 3L, DkikHiC1v2, whole genome shotgun sequence genomic window carries:
- the nwk gene encoding protein nervous wreck isoform X2: MQPPPRKGNYVKFLKNLHTEQVAKLQLKNQHECDLLEDIRQFTIKRSAIEKSYSEALLKISSQYLNKKIPNIPDIKMDGIEERWNMWSVWRTVLEENEKLARARLAAIEVFQQQIADEAKVLRDYKLAIAKRSLSGIVNVQKELHLSVGDVDKTKKSYFDEEHCAHDVRDKARDIEEKLKKKKGSFFQSITSLQKNSARVTSRKELLEEKSSGARNDYVLSLAAANAHQNRYFTVDLQTTMTTMENYVFERVAEYLMLMGRTELLTCSATQNSFGKIRDQAQQLTREYNLQCCYLFYPVLKQHIQYDFEACDNDPVRKVTAEHESAAETLTKEAKNLAGRVVKENASIRENAKKLALCQSLRDSGQRSDPNDPNGPDLDTKIEEFRDQIRRSETEKAKAEACLQCLRDGGINVDEWVQEAEIMGVQELTRSASSISMRTDASGQGENPSSDSFYDSDKEETQAQASAQAKPKAEQQLSRDRTFSDSDDEPEERPSASAAAASSSSAAAAAASSAAMATGGGGWDDPTEVNWGAEEEEDKDEPIVPEPKEAIFKCTALYSYTAQNPDELTIVENEQLEVVGEGDGDGWLRARNYRGEEGYVPHNYLDIDQETAGSAFNGTSGNQLRSQISFSSVDYTVDNEDQTVDSMQSPDQVSVIMAPQKRVKSDVEWCIALYDYDATAEDELTFEEGDKIKIVTKTAHGVDDGWWEGELDGKFGNFPSLVVEECDEMGEPLSEGGDESPPPTAAPSFALPPAPALPPEYAHELELELTEDMFGSQDTADEDSGYIPNGAAAPSMPPPVLIQEPGMEDDLSDDGQPPPSLPPPQLPKAGGPGPGSGEKGAKGAAASANTLNLGMAQIIVTAATPMVEDGADKSFPPVGESDAAQPDQPSNNKEESPSEAAKKPDIAPKPQGKVPPQAPAAAAAAKEGNPAVGRPVVSITLTEYPSCDAEDQQSFSEGTDSASAADVPALQEVEDPFNEKAKGDSGGGDGFEANFEANFDANFDDAFAGSGAGSGGGGGGRSGGEQSSDLDVNGEAAGESRSGNGDEDIEAPKQVVGGRASIPEELDSNQLAHDHEHDIYSYYIDYSHGQL, translated from the exons ATGCAGCCGCCGCCGCGTAAG GGAAACTATGTGAAGTTCCTCAAGAACTTGCACACGGAACAGGTGGCCAAGCTGCAGCTGAAGAACCAGCATGAGTGCGACCTGTTGGAGGATATCCGCCAGTTCACCATCAAGCGCTCGGCCATCGAGAAGTCGTACAGTGAGGCCTTGCTAAAGATCTCATCGCAGTATCTGAACAAGAAGATACCCAATATACCGGATATTAAAATGGATGGAATCGAAGAGCGCTG GAATATGTGGAGCGTTTGGCGCACTGTTCTAGAGGAGAATGAGAAGCTGGCCCGAGCCCGCTTGGCCGCCATCGAGGTGTTCCAACAGCAGATTGCCGATGAGGCCAAGGTCCTTCGGGACTACAAGTTGGCCATAGCAAAGCGTTCGCTCTCCGGCATTGTCAATGTGCAAAAGGAACTCCATTTGAGTGTAGGCGATGTGGACAAAACCAAAAAGTCTTACTTTGACGAGGAGCACTGTGCCCACGACGTGCGGGATAAGGCTCGCGATATTGAGGAGAagctgaagaagaagaaaggaTCCTTCTTTCAGTCAATCACCTCGCTGCAGAAGAACAGCGCCCGGGTCACGTCCCGCAAGGAGTTGCTAGAGGAGAAGTCCTCCGGCGCCAGGAACGACTATGTACTCAGTCTGGCAGCAGCCAATGCTCATCAGAATCGTTACTTTACGGTCGATCTGCAGACCACGATGACAACGATGGAGAACTATGTTTTTGAAAGGGTAGCCGAGTACCTGATGCTAATGGG ACGCACAGAGCTGCTGACCTGCTCGGCCACCCAGAACAGCTTCGGCAAGATCCGCGATCAGGCCCAACAGCTCACCCGGGAGTACAACCTGCAGTGCTGCTACCTGTTCTATCCGGTGCTGAAGCAGCACATCCAGTACGACTTCGAGGCGTGCGACAATGATCCGGTGCGCAAGGTGACCGCGGAGCACGAGTCCGCCGCCGAGACACTGACCAAGGAAGCCAAGAATCTGGCCGGTAGAGTGGTAAAGGAGAACGCCTCGATCCGAGAGAATGCCAAGAAGCTGGCCCTGTGTCAGTCACTGCGGGACTCTGGGCAACGCAGCGATCCCAATGATCCGAATGGACCGGACTTGGACACGAAGATCGAAGAGTTCCGGGATCAGATTCGCCGTTCGGAGACGGAGAAGGCCAAGGCGGAGGCTTGTCTGCAGTGCCTGCGCGATGGTGGCATCAACGTGGACGAGTGGGTGCAGGAGGCAGAGATTATGGGCGTCCAAGAGCTCACTCGCTCGGCCAGTTCCATTTCGATGCGCACAGATGCCTCCGGGCAGGGCGAGAATCCCAGCTCCGATTCCTTTTATGACAGCGACAAGGAGGAGACTCAGGCTCAGGCCTCGGCCCAGGCCAAGCCCAAAGCGGAGCAGCAGCTTTCCCGGGATCGCACTTTCAGCGACAGCGACGACGAGCCCGAGGAGCGTCCAtcggcatcggcggcggcagcatcTTCCAGCTCGGCCGCAGCAGCGGCTGCCTCGTCAGCGGCAATGGCCACCGGAGGCGGGGGCTGGGACGATCCCACCGAAGTTAACTGGGgggccgaggaggaggaggacaagGACGAACCGATTGTACCGGAGCCCAAGGAGGCCATCTTCAAGTGTACTGCGCTCTACAGCTATACG GCCCAAAATCCCGATGAGCTCACCATCGTCGAAAACGAACAGCTCGAGGTGGTCGGCGAGGGCGATGGCGACGGCTGGCTGAGGGCTCGCAACTACCGCGGTGAGGAGGGCTACGTGCCGCACAACTATCTGGACATCGATCAGGAGACCGCAGGCAGCGCCTTTAATGGTACTTCCGGCAATCAATTGCGCTCTCAAATTTCATTCTCATCTGTCGATTATACTGTTGACAATGAAGATCAGACGGTGGACTCGATGCAATCGCCCGACCAGGTATCGGTCATCATGGCGCCCCAGAAGCGTGTCAAGTCGGATGTGGAATGGTGCATTGCGCTCTACGACTACGATGCCACCGCCGAGGATGAGCTGACCTTCGAGGAGGGCGACAAGATCAAGATCGTGACCAAGACCGCCCACGGTGTAGACGATGGCTGGTGGGAGGGCGAACTGGATGGCAAGTTTGGCAACTTCCCATCACTGGTCGTCGAGGAGTGTGACGAGATGGGTGAACCGCTGAGCGAGGGTGGCGATGAGTCGCCTCCACCCACAGCGGCGCCCAGTTTTGCACTGCCACCGGCACCGGCACTGCCGCCAGAGTATGCCCAtgagttggagctggagctTACCGAGGATATGTTTGGATCACAGGATACGGCAG ATGAGGATAGCGGCTACATACCGAACGGCGCTGCAGCACCGAGCATGCCTCCGCCAG TACTCATCCAAGAGCCTGGCATGGag GACGATCTCAGTGACGATGGGCAGCCGCCACCATCGTTGCCGCCGCCCCAATTGCCAAAAGCGGGCGGACCCGGACCGGGATCGGGTGAGAAGGGCGCTAAGGGGGCGGCGGCCAGCGCCAACACGCTAAACTTAGGTATGGCACAAATAATTGTTACCGCTGCAACCCCCATGGTTGAAGACGGTGCCGATAAATCTTTCCCACCAGTAGGAGAGAGCGATGCTGCTCAGCCGGATCAGCCGTCCAACAACAAGGAGGAGTCGCCATCGGAGGCTGCCAAGAAGCCAGATATTGCGCCCAAGCCGCAGGGCAAGGTGCCGCCGCAGgcaccagctgctgctgctgcggccaAAGAAGGTAATCCGGCTGTGGGTAGGCCCGTGGTGAGCATAACACTGACCGAGTATCCATCCTGTGATGCAGAGGACCAGCAGTCCTTCTCGGAGGGCACGGACTCAGCCTCGGCTGCCGATGTACCAGCGTTGCAGGAGGTCGAGGATCCGTTCAACGAGAAGGCCAAGGGCGATTCCGGCGGCGGAGATGGATTTGAGGCCAACTTTGAGGCCAATTTTGATGCCAACTTTGATGACGCCTTCGCTGGCAGCGGAGCAGGATCGGGCGGCGGTGGGGGTGGTAGATCAGGCGGCGAGCAGTCGAGCGATCTAGATGTGAATGGAGAGGCGGCAGGAGAATCGAGATCCGGTAACGGCGATGAGGATATTGAGGCACCCAAGCAGGTGGTCGGTGGGCGAGCTAGCATACCCGAGGAATTGGACTCAAATCAATTG GCACACGACCATGAGCATGATATATACTCGTACTATATAGACTATAGCCACGGACAGTTGTAG
- the nwk gene encoding protein nervous wreck isoform X4 → MQPPPRKGNYVKFLKNLHTEQVAKLQLKNQHECDLLEDIRQFTIKRSAIEKSYSEALLKISSQYLNKKIPNIPDIKMDGIEERWNMWSVWRTVLEENEKLARARLAAIEVFQQQIADEAKVLRDYKLAIAKRSLSGIVNVQKELHLSVGDVDKTKKSYFDEEHCAHDVRDKARDIEEKLKKKKGSFFQSITSLQKNSARVTSRKELLEEKSSGARNDYVLSLAAANAHQNRYFTVDLQTTMTTMENYVFERVAEYLMLMGRTELLTCSATQNSFGKIRDQAQQLTREYNLQCCYLFYPVLKQHIQYDFEACDNDPVRKVTAEHESAAETLTKEAKNLAGRVVKENASIRENAKKLALCQSLRDSGQRSDPNDPNGPDLDTKIEEFRDQIRRSETEKAKAEACLQCLRDGGINVDEWVQEAEIMGVQELTRSASSISMRTDASGQGENPSSDSFYDSDKEETQAQASAQAKPKAEQQLSRDRTFSDSDDEPEERPSASAAAASSSSAAAAAASSAAMATGGGGWDDPTEVNWGAEEEEDKDEPIVPEPKEAIFKCTALYSYTAQNPDELTIVENEQLEVVGEGDGDGWLRARNYRGEEGYVPHNYLDIDQETAGSAFNDQTVDSMQSPDQVSVIMAPQKRVKSDVEWCIALYDYDATAEDELTFEEGDKIKIVTKTAHGVDDGWWEGELDGKFGNFPSLVVEECDEMGEPLSEGGDESPPPTAAPSFALPPAPALPPEYAHELELELTEDMFGSQDTADEDSGYIPNGAAAPSMPPPGQNQSQTTAKKVLIQEPGMEDDLSDDGQPPPSLPPPQLPKAGGPGPGSGEKGAKGAAASANTLNLGMAQIIVTAATPMVEDGADKSFPPVGESDAAQPDQPSNNKEESPSEAAKKPDIAPKPQGKVPPQAPAAAAAAKEGNPAVGRPVVSITLTEYPSCDAEDQQSFSEGTDSASAADVPALQEVEDPFNEKAKGDSGGGDGFEANFEANFDANFDDAFAGSGAGSGGGGGGRSGGEQSSDLDVNGEAAGESRSGNGDEDIEAPKQVVGGRASIPEELDSNQLAHDHEHDIYSYYIDYSHGQL, encoded by the exons ATGCAGCCGCCGCCGCGTAAG GGAAACTATGTGAAGTTCCTCAAGAACTTGCACACGGAACAGGTGGCCAAGCTGCAGCTGAAGAACCAGCATGAGTGCGACCTGTTGGAGGATATCCGCCAGTTCACCATCAAGCGCTCGGCCATCGAGAAGTCGTACAGTGAGGCCTTGCTAAAGATCTCATCGCAGTATCTGAACAAGAAGATACCCAATATACCGGATATTAAAATGGATGGAATCGAAGAGCGCTG GAATATGTGGAGCGTTTGGCGCACTGTTCTAGAGGAGAATGAGAAGCTGGCCCGAGCCCGCTTGGCCGCCATCGAGGTGTTCCAACAGCAGATTGCCGATGAGGCCAAGGTCCTTCGGGACTACAAGTTGGCCATAGCAAAGCGTTCGCTCTCCGGCATTGTCAATGTGCAAAAGGAACTCCATTTGAGTGTAGGCGATGTGGACAAAACCAAAAAGTCTTACTTTGACGAGGAGCACTGTGCCCACGACGTGCGGGATAAGGCTCGCGATATTGAGGAGAagctgaagaagaagaaaggaTCCTTCTTTCAGTCAATCACCTCGCTGCAGAAGAACAGCGCCCGGGTCACGTCCCGCAAGGAGTTGCTAGAGGAGAAGTCCTCCGGCGCCAGGAACGACTATGTACTCAGTCTGGCAGCAGCCAATGCTCATCAGAATCGTTACTTTACGGTCGATCTGCAGACCACGATGACAACGATGGAGAACTATGTTTTTGAAAGGGTAGCCGAGTACCTGATGCTAATGGG ACGCACAGAGCTGCTGACCTGCTCGGCCACCCAGAACAGCTTCGGCAAGATCCGCGATCAGGCCCAACAGCTCACCCGGGAGTACAACCTGCAGTGCTGCTACCTGTTCTATCCGGTGCTGAAGCAGCACATCCAGTACGACTTCGAGGCGTGCGACAATGATCCGGTGCGCAAGGTGACCGCGGAGCACGAGTCCGCCGCCGAGACACTGACCAAGGAAGCCAAGAATCTGGCCGGTAGAGTGGTAAAGGAGAACGCCTCGATCCGAGAGAATGCCAAGAAGCTGGCCCTGTGTCAGTCACTGCGGGACTCTGGGCAACGCAGCGATCCCAATGATCCGAATGGACCGGACTTGGACACGAAGATCGAAGAGTTCCGGGATCAGATTCGCCGTTCGGAGACGGAGAAGGCCAAGGCGGAGGCTTGTCTGCAGTGCCTGCGCGATGGTGGCATCAACGTGGACGAGTGGGTGCAGGAGGCAGAGATTATGGGCGTCCAAGAGCTCACTCGCTCGGCCAGTTCCATTTCGATGCGCACAGATGCCTCCGGGCAGGGCGAGAATCCCAGCTCCGATTCCTTTTATGACAGCGACAAGGAGGAGACTCAGGCTCAGGCCTCGGCCCAGGCCAAGCCCAAAGCGGAGCAGCAGCTTTCCCGGGATCGCACTTTCAGCGACAGCGACGACGAGCCCGAGGAGCGTCCAtcggcatcggcggcggcagcatcTTCCAGCTCGGCCGCAGCAGCGGCTGCCTCGTCAGCGGCAATGGCCACCGGAGGCGGGGGCTGGGACGATCCCACCGAAGTTAACTGGGgggccgaggaggaggaggacaagGACGAACCGATTGTACCGGAGCCCAAGGAGGCCATCTTCAAGTGTACTGCGCTCTACAGCTATACG GCCCAAAATCCCGATGAGCTCACCATCGTCGAAAACGAACAGCTCGAGGTGGTCGGCGAGGGCGATGGCGACGGCTGGCTGAGGGCTCGCAACTACCGCGGTGAGGAGGGCTACGTGCCGCACAACTATCTGGACATCGATCAGGAGACCGCAGGCAGCGCCTTTAATG ATCAGACGGTGGACTCGATGCAATCGCCCGACCAGGTATCGGTCATCATGGCGCCCCAGAAGCGTGTCAAGTCGGATGTGGAATGGTGCATTGCGCTCTACGACTACGATGCCACCGCCGAGGATGAGCTGACCTTCGAGGAGGGCGACAAGATCAAGATCGTGACCAAGACCGCCCACGGTGTAGACGATGGCTGGTGGGAGGGCGAACTGGATGGCAAGTTTGGCAACTTCCCATCACTGGTCGTCGAGGAGTGTGACGAGATGGGTGAACCGCTGAGCGAGGGTGGCGATGAGTCGCCTCCACCCACAGCGGCGCCCAGTTTTGCACTGCCACCGGCACCGGCACTGCCGCCAGAGTATGCCCAtgagttggagctggagctTACCGAGGATATGTTTGGATCACAGGATACGGCAG ATGAGGATAGCGGCTACATACCGAACGGCGCTGCAGCACCGAGCATGCCTCCGCCAG GCCAGAACCAAAGCCAAACCACTGCCAAGAAgg TACTCATCCAAGAGCCTGGCATGGag GACGATCTCAGTGACGATGGGCAGCCGCCACCATCGTTGCCGCCGCCCCAATTGCCAAAAGCGGGCGGACCCGGACCGGGATCGGGTGAGAAGGGCGCTAAGGGGGCGGCGGCCAGCGCCAACACGCTAAACTTAGGTATGGCACAAATAATTGTTACCGCTGCAACCCCCATGGTTGAAGACGGTGCCGATAAATCTTTCCCACCAGTAGGAGAGAGCGATGCTGCTCAGCCGGATCAGCCGTCCAACAACAAGGAGGAGTCGCCATCGGAGGCTGCCAAGAAGCCAGATATTGCGCCCAAGCCGCAGGGCAAGGTGCCGCCGCAGgcaccagctgctgctgctgcggccaAAGAAGGTAATCCGGCTGTGGGTAGGCCCGTGGTGAGCATAACACTGACCGAGTATCCATCCTGTGATGCAGAGGACCAGCAGTCCTTCTCGGAGGGCACGGACTCAGCCTCGGCTGCCGATGTACCAGCGTTGCAGGAGGTCGAGGATCCGTTCAACGAGAAGGCCAAGGGCGATTCCGGCGGCGGAGATGGATTTGAGGCCAACTTTGAGGCCAATTTTGATGCCAACTTTGATGACGCCTTCGCTGGCAGCGGAGCAGGATCGGGCGGCGGTGGGGGTGGTAGATCAGGCGGCGAGCAGTCGAGCGATCTAGATGTGAATGGAGAGGCGGCAGGAGAATCGAGATCCGGTAACGGCGATGAGGATATTGAGGCACCCAAGCAGGTGGTCGGTGGGCGAGCTAGCATACCCGAGGAATTGGACTCAAATCAATTG GCACACGACCATGAGCATGATATATACTCGTACTATATAGACTATAGCCACGGACAGTTGTAG
- the nwk gene encoding protein nervous wreck isoform X1, producing the protein MQPPPRKGNYVKFLKNLHTEQVAKLQLKNQHECDLLEDIRQFTIKRSAIEKSYSEALLKISSQYLNKKIPNIPDIKMDGIEERWNMWSVWRTVLEENEKLARARLAAIEVFQQQIADEAKVLRDYKLAIAKRSLSGIVNVQKELHLSVGDVDKTKKSYFDEEHCAHDVRDKARDIEEKLKKKKGSFFQSITSLQKNSARVTSRKELLEEKSSGARNDYVLSLAAANAHQNRYFTVDLQTTMTTMENYVFERVAEYLMLMGRTELLTCSATQNSFGKIRDQAQQLTREYNLQCCYLFYPVLKQHIQYDFEACDNDPVRKVTAEHESAAETLTKEAKNLAGRVVKENASIRENAKKLALCQSLRDSGQRSDPNDPNGPDLDTKIEEFRDQIRRSETEKAKAEACLQCLRDGGINVDEWVQEAEIMGVQELTRSASSISMRTDASGQGENPSSDSFYDSDKEETQAQASAQAKPKAEQQLSRDRTFSDSDDEPEERPSASAAAASSSSAAAAAASSAAMATGGGGWDDPTEVNWGAEEEEDKDEPIVPEPKEAIFKCTALYSYTAQNPDELTIVENEQLEVVGEGDGDGWLRARNYRGEEGYVPHNYLDIDQETAGSAFNGTSGNQLRSQISFSSVDYTVDNEDQTVDSMQSPDQVSVIMAPQKRVKSDVEWCIALYDYDATAEDELTFEEGDKIKIVTKTAHGVDDGWWEGELDGKFGNFPSLVVEECDEMGEPLSEGGDESPPPTAAPSFALPPAPALPPEYAHELELELTEDMFGSQDTADEDSGYIPNGAAAPSMPPPGQNQSQTTAKKVLIQEPGMEDDLSDDGQPPPSLPPPQLPKAGGPGPGSGEKGAKGAAASANTLNLGMAQIIVTAATPMVEDGADKSFPPVGESDAAQPDQPSNNKEESPSEAAKKPDIAPKPQGKVPPQAPAAAAAAKEGNPAVGRPVVSITLTEYPSCDAEDQQSFSEGTDSASAADVPALQEVEDPFNEKAKGDSGGGDGFEANFEANFDANFDDAFAGSGAGSGGGGGGRSGGEQSSDLDVNGEAAGESRSGNGDEDIEAPKQVVGGRASIPEELDSNQLAHDHEHDIYSYYIDYSHGQL; encoded by the exons ATGCAGCCGCCGCCGCGTAAG GGAAACTATGTGAAGTTCCTCAAGAACTTGCACACGGAACAGGTGGCCAAGCTGCAGCTGAAGAACCAGCATGAGTGCGACCTGTTGGAGGATATCCGCCAGTTCACCATCAAGCGCTCGGCCATCGAGAAGTCGTACAGTGAGGCCTTGCTAAAGATCTCATCGCAGTATCTGAACAAGAAGATACCCAATATACCGGATATTAAAATGGATGGAATCGAAGAGCGCTG GAATATGTGGAGCGTTTGGCGCACTGTTCTAGAGGAGAATGAGAAGCTGGCCCGAGCCCGCTTGGCCGCCATCGAGGTGTTCCAACAGCAGATTGCCGATGAGGCCAAGGTCCTTCGGGACTACAAGTTGGCCATAGCAAAGCGTTCGCTCTCCGGCATTGTCAATGTGCAAAAGGAACTCCATTTGAGTGTAGGCGATGTGGACAAAACCAAAAAGTCTTACTTTGACGAGGAGCACTGTGCCCACGACGTGCGGGATAAGGCTCGCGATATTGAGGAGAagctgaagaagaagaaaggaTCCTTCTTTCAGTCAATCACCTCGCTGCAGAAGAACAGCGCCCGGGTCACGTCCCGCAAGGAGTTGCTAGAGGAGAAGTCCTCCGGCGCCAGGAACGACTATGTACTCAGTCTGGCAGCAGCCAATGCTCATCAGAATCGTTACTTTACGGTCGATCTGCAGACCACGATGACAACGATGGAGAACTATGTTTTTGAAAGGGTAGCCGAGTACCTGATGCTAATGGG ACGCACAGAGCTGCTGACCTGCTCGGCCACCCAGAACAGCTTCGGCAAGATCCGCGATCAGGCCCAACAGCTCACCCGGGAGTACAACCTGCAGTGCTGCTACCTGTTCTATCCGGTGCTGAAGCAGCACATCCAGTACGACTTCGAGGCGTGCGACAATGATCCGGTGCGCAAGGTGACCGCGGAGCACGAGTCCGCCGCCGAGACACTGACCAAGGAAGCCAAGAATCTGGCCGGTAGAGTGGTAAAGGAGAACGCCTCGATCCGAGAGAATGCCAAGAAGCTGGCCCTGTGTCAGTCACTGCGGGACTCTGGGCAACGCAGCGATCCCAATGATCCGAATGGACCGGACTTGGACACGAAGATCGAAGAGTTCCGGGATCAGATTCGCCGTTCGGAGACGGAGAAGGCCAAGGCGGAGGCTTGTCTGCAGTGCCTGCGCGATGGTGGCATCAACGTGGACGAGTGGGTGCAGGAGGCAGAGATTATGGGCGTCCAAGAGCTCACTCGCTCGGCCAGTTCCATTTCGATGCGCACAGATGCCTCCGGGCAGGGCGAGAATCCCAGCTCCGATTCCTTTTATGACAGCGACAAGGAGGAGACTCAGGCTCAGGCCTCGGCCCAGGCCAAGCCCAAAGCGGAGCAGCAGCTTTCCCGGGATCGCACTTTCAGCGACAGCGACGACGAGCCCGAGGAGCGTCCAtcggcatcggcggcggcagcatcTTCCAGCTCGGCCGCAGCAGCGGCTGCCTCGTCAGCGGCAATGGCCACCGGAGGCGGGGGCTGGGACGATCCCACCGAAGTTAACTGGGgggccgaggaggaggaggacaagGACGAACCGATTGTACCGGAGCCCAAGGAGGCCATCTTCAAGTGTACTGCGCTCTACAGCTATACG GCCCAAAATCCCGATGAGCTCACCATCGTCGAAAACGAACAGCTCGAGGTGGTCGGCGAGGGCGATGGCGACGGCTGGCTGAGGGCTCGCAACTACCGCGGTGAGGAGGGCTACGTGCCGCACAACTATCTGGACATCGATCAGGAGACCGCAGGCAGCGCCTTTAATGGTACTTCCGGCAATCAATTGCGCTCTCAAATTTCATTCTCATCTGTCGATTATACTGTTGACAATGAAGATCAGACGGTGGACTCGATGCAATCGCCCGACCAGGTATCGGTCATCATGGCGCCCCAGAAGCGTGTCAAGTCGGATGTGGAATGGTGCATTGCGCTCTACGACTACGATGCCACCGCCGAGGATGAGCTGACCTTCGAGGAGGGCGACAAGATCAAGATCGTGACCAAGACCGCCCACGGTGTAGACGATGGCTGGTGGGAGGGCGAACTGGATGGCAAGTTTGGCAACTTCCCATCACTGGTCGTCGAGGAGTGTGACGAGATGGGTGAACCGCTGAGCGAGGGTGGCGATGAGTCGCCTCCACCCACAGCGGCGCCCAGTTTTGCACTGCCACCGGCACCGGCACTGCCGCCAGAGTATGCCCAtgagttggagctggagctTACCGAGGATATGTTTGGATCACAGGATACGGCAG ATGAGGATAGCGGCTACATACCGAACGGCGCTGCAGCACCGAGCATGCCTCCGCCAG GCCAGAACCAAAGCCAAACCACTGCCAAGAAgg TACTCATCCAAGAGCCTGGCATGGag GACGATCTCAGTGACGATGGGCAGCCGCCACCATCGTTGCCGCCGCCCCAATTGCCAAAAGCGGGCGGACCCGGACCGGGATCGGGTGAGAAGGGCGCTAAGGGGGCGGCGGCCAGCGCCAACACGCTAAACTTAGGTATGGCACAAATAATTGTTACCGCTGCAACCCCCATGGTTGAAGACGGTGCCGATAAATCTTTCCCACCAGTAGGAGAGAGCGATGCTGCTCAGCCGGATCAGCCGTCCAACAACAAGGAGGAGTCGCCATCGGAGGCTGCCAAGAAGCCAGATATTGCGCCCAAGCCGCAGGGCAAGGTGCCGCCGCAGgcaccagctgctgctgctgcggccaAAGAAGGTAATCCGGCTGTGGGTAGGCCCGTGGTGAGCATAACACTGACCGAGTATCCATCCTGTGATGCAGAGGACCAGCAGTCCTTCTCGGAGGGCACGGACTCAGCCTCGGCTGCCGATGTACCAGCGTTGCAGGAGGTCGAGGATCCGTTCAACGAGAAGGCCAAGGGCGATTCCGGCGGCGGAGATGGATTTGAGGCCAACTTTGAGGCCAATTTTGATGCCAACTTTGATGACGCCTTCGCTGGCAGCGGAGCAGGATCGGGCGGCGGTGGGGGTGGTAGATCAGGCGGCGAGCAGTCGAGCGATCTAGATGTGAATGGAGAGGCGGCAGGAGAATCGAGATCCGGTAACGGCGATGAGGATATTGAGGCACCCAAGCAGGTGGTCGGTGGGCGAGCTAGCATACCCGAGGAATTGGACTCAAATCAATTG GCACACGACCATGAGCATGATATATACTCGTACTATATAGACTATAGCCACGGACAGTTGTAG